The DNA segment ATATTTGAATGAAGGCACTCAAAATGAACCTCGATTTAGCCAGGGGTATCTGGTATTAGCCGGGACGACAACATTATCTGTAGGAAATGATGCCGTCCCGCAAGTTGTTCAATGGGATGGGAAGGGAAATAAAGATTTAGTGGTTGGCAATCGTGAAGGTGAGATATATGTCTTTTTAAGTAGCACTAAAACTACTACAGGCACCCCTACTTTTACTACTGGCAATAAGGTTCAAGCAAATAATAAAGACATAGATGTAGGATTTAATGCCGCCCCGTTTATTACTGATTGGAATAATTCCGGAAATATTGATTTATTAATTGGTGAGTTAGATGGGTCTTTAAATCTTTATCTCAACTTAAGCGATAAGCCACCTGTATTTTCTATCCCATCTAAGATTGCCGGTGCCCCAACAGACCTTGATGCTGGTAGCAGAGTTATTCCTCATGTTTTAAACTTTAATAATGATGGGGCAAAAGATATGGTTGTCGGTGATGAAAATGGCAATGTAAAACTTTATCTAAACTCTGGAAATGATAATGACCCTAAATTTAGTGATGCCTATACATTTCAGGTAGATGCTGGGACACTAACCGGCATAGTAGATTTAGATGTCGGCGATAATGCCAGCCCGTATGTCTATGATTGGGATGGTAATAGTATTAAAGATTTAATTGTAGGAGATAGTCAGGGTTTCATATATATATTTATTAATTCTAAAACTGATGATTCACCACTTTTTAAACCGGGAACTAAAGCCACTACCGGAACTGGAACTAATCAACCATTAAAAGTTACAGGGGATGCTACGCCAATCATAACTGATTGGAATAATGATGGATTAATGGACTTATTGGTAGGTGACAACTATGGTTATCTAAATCTCTTTTTAAACTCCGGGACCAACCAAAAACCCGTATTCCCTCAATCTCCTCAACGAATCAAAGCAGATGGGACGGATATTACTGTTACCCAAAATGCTAAACCTTTTGTCATAGATTTTGATGAGATTAATGGGAAGGATTTAGTTATTGGGAATAAAGATGGATATTTGAATGTATATTTGAATATTGGTAATGACGCCAATCCAATATTTACCAATGACCAGTCTTATCATTTTCAAATTCAAGCCAACGCGCAACCCTTGCAAGTCTCAGGTTATGCCGCACCAATAGTTATGAATTGGAACAACGATAATATACTTGATTTGATTGTAGGAGAGGAAGACGGTTACATTAATCTTTATACCGGTAGTAGAGAAAATTCGGCTCCGGTGGTTTTATGTGATACACCTGTCGGCACGCAAACTAAAGATGTAACCATTAAGTATCTCCTACAAGACGATGAAAATAATCCTTGTTCGATTGTGGTGGAATATTCTCCGGATGGTGGGTATACCTGGATAACAGCGTCCGCAGTTGCAAATGCCGGAGATGGAATGTCAAATTTAAACTCATCTAAAGAAGGAGTAAACCATAGTTTTGTCTGGAATTCTTTTGGAGATTTAGGTGGGGTGATAAAAAAGGTAATAATAAAAATTATCCCTTCTGATAGTCAGGTGGAAGGTGAGTCTGGAAAAACAGGTGAATTCTGGGTGGATAATGTGACTATCTACAACTGGCAAAGAATAAAACTTAATGGTGCAGACCTGAATATAAATCCTTATTCCAGTCCCATAGTTATAAATTGGGACGAAAATGGAAGTGATGACCTTCTCGTAGGCGGTGAAAATGGTTATGTCTATTTTTGCAAAAATATAGGGTCAAATCAATCTCCAGTATTTAAGGTCGCAGTTCCATTGCAAATCCAGGGAGGTGGTTTACTCCAGGTAGATAGTTATGCCAGCCCTTATGTCTGCAATTGGAATAGTAGTGGCAAAAAAGATTTATTAGTTGGAGATAAAGAAGGTTATGTGACATTTTTTGAAAATACTGGTGATCATTTAGTATTAGCGAAAGGTAAAAAAATTCAAATTGGCACATCTAACCTTAAACTCTATGGCGGTTACGCTACCCCTGTTGTGACATACTGGAATGGAGATAGTTATAAAGACTTATTGGCTGGTGATAGAAATGGTAATGTCTATCTTTATTTGAATAAAAATGTCTCACCTCAAGAAGATACCTCACCTTTATTATCCCCAGGGGTTAAGATTCAAGGAAATAGCGATTTAGATGTCGGCAATAATGCCGCACCTTTTATTATTGATTGGGATAAAGATGGTCGTGACGATTTGATTATTGGGAATGAGGAAGGGTTTGTCTTTTTCTACAAAAATCTTGGCGCAAATGGAACCCCTTCATTTAAAACAGGGTCTAAGATTAAACTCGATGGAGCGCCAATCAAAGTTAATGCCAACTCAAAACCTGGCATATTAACACAGAGCCAAGACACCATTGACTTGATAGTCGGAAGCAAAGCCGGGTATGTATTTCGATATTCCATTAGCCGACCCGCTGAAAATACCCCACCACAACTAACGATTATCAATCCGAAAGGGACTCAAAGTGTTCAGACTGGCAGTGTGACGATAGGCTATATACTTGCAGATGAACAATGGAATAAATGTAATATCAAGGTAGCATATTCAACAGATGGACAATATTGGTATTCGGCAACCGGCACACCTAAATCTGACTTAGAATCTACACCAGAAGGGACAAATCAGACATTTACCTGGTTTTCTAAAGAGGATATAATTGCGACGAAAACATACATTTACCTTCGACTTATTCCAAATGATGGCATTGCCGATGGTCCTACTGCCACGGTCAGTTTTTACTTGAGAAATAGAAATAATTTACCCATTATTACTAATGTTACAACTAAACCTGTTGGTCAATTAGGTCAGATAGAGATTTCGTATGACCTTTATGACCAGGATAGTGATTTCTGCCAGGTTTTTGTGGAATATCAAGGTGGCTCCGCAGGAAATAAATGGGCAACTGCGACGGTCGTTGGAACGACAACTGATATTCTCCCTGGAACAGGAAAAACTTTAACCTGGCTCTCATCGGTTGATGAGAAAAATCAGTCAGCTAAAGATTACAAAATAAAGGTTACCCCGTATGACATAGAATATGGCACTTCTGGGGTATCAACACCATTTGAGGTAAATAATACCTTTATTTCATCAGCCGTAGTTCCAAAAGGCACGACAACAATTTTAACCTTTTCTCCCACAATCATTGAAATCCTTATCCCTTTTTCCAATACTTATGATGTCCTTGTCACAGTTGAGAAAGAGCCATCTGGTATCCCCGCTATGAATACCTTAGCCGCTTTAGATAATACGGTCAGAAAGATTACCACAGCCTGGTTACCTCTAAATGTTAAATCTCCTGCCCCGCAAACAAAGGCTAAACTTACGATTGACTATACTGATTTAGGTTCTTATGAAACTGAGAATTTATTGCGAATATTTGAGTTACGCGAGAATAAATGGGTAGTGGTCGAAGGAAAACAATCCGTAGATGTGGTTAATAATCGTGTTACCGCAGAGGTAGAACATTTCTCGGTATTCAGGATTGGACTATATGCTAATTCCCTGGCTAATTTTAGCATCTCACCAAATCCATTCAAGGATAATGATGGGATAAAAGAAAATGGTGAACTTGGTGCTGGTGGCGATTATGAAGTTATAACATTCGTGGGTGTGAATAAGGTTGAAATTTATACCATTGCGGGTGAATTGGTTCGTGAATCCAAAAACTCGGAAATAGATTATAGCGGTTGGCGATGGAACTTACGAAATGATGCCGGTAGATTAGTCAGTAGTGGCATTTATATTTATGTCGCTTATGATAGTAGCGGTGCCTGTGTAGTTGGAAAATTAGGAGTAATAAGATAAAATGCAAAAATTAATAAATCTCATATGTTTTATAAATCTTATAATTACTTTACCTGTTTTTGCCCAGGATAAGTATACCGGGGAAACCTGTGCTAATTTTTTAAAGTTAGATGTTGGGGCAAGACAGGGGGCTTTAGCCGGTGCCTTTGCTGGCGTAGGAGATGATGTCAATACCATCAATTATAACCCTGCGGGCTTAGTCTATGCCGGAACTATTTCTTTGACTGCCATGCATAATCAATGGTTTCAATCTATAAAATATGAATATCTTGGTTATGCTCAGCAGATGTGGTGGGGTGGAGTCCTTGGTGGAAGTTTAGCCTATCTCCATATGGGTGATATAAAAGGTAGTCTGGTTGGGAATAAACCAGCAGAGGATTGGACTGCCCGGGATTCTTGCTTGACCATTTCTTATGCCCATCCCTGGAATGATAGACTTTCTGTTGGGGCAAATCTTAAGATTATCTATGAAAAAATAGAACAAGAGGATGCCTCTACAATAGCATTTGATTTTGGCACCTTTTATAAAACAGTGATTGATAACCTCTCCTTTGGTTTATGTCTTCAAAATGTAGGTTCCGGGCTAAAATTTATTCAAGAAAAATCTGATTTGCCCATAAACATAAAAGCCGGGATGTCGGTAAAATTACTTGATGAACGGTTGCTCATTGCCCTTGATGCAAATAAACCTGTGGATAATGAGATGAATTTACGGCTTGGGGTTGAATATCAATTGATAGATGCCCTGGCATTACGCGCCGGGTATCGAACAGACCCGGATATTGGTTCTGGATTCTCTGGTGGTGTGGGATTAAAAGTAATGAATTATGCGATAGATTATGGTTTTGCCCCCTATGGTAACTTAGGCGATACCCACCGCATTTCTCTGCGTATGGACTTCTTATCTGAGTAAGGCATCTGGTAACTGTTCAGCCACTGATTAACACGGATAAAACGGAGAAGAAAGTAAAAAGTAAGGTAACTATTCACCACGAAGGGCACGGAGAGCACGAAGTGAAATTTGATGAATTATCGAATAGAGTCATTGGATGCGCTATAGCGGTGCATCGAACTCTTGGGCCAGGTTTGCTTGACACCGTGAAGAGTGATAATTCACAATTCACAATTGACAATTCACCATTTACCATTATTAAGGAAATTTAGGGAAGAAATTGTGAATGGTGAATGGTGAATAGTTACCAATTTTTTAATAATATCTCCCTATCTCCTTAATCTCCACATCTCCTTTTGTTACACCACCTGAACGCTTACAAAGTAAGAAGTAAAAAGCAGGAGAAATCCTCATACCCCTCCAGGGCACAAATGACGATGAAAATTGAGCATAGAGATTGGAGATTAGAGATTAGCAAGAGTGCAGGTTCTAATTCACTAATTCTCTAATCTCTAATTAACTATTTTCAGGAAAATCCCCCATTTTATTTTACTGACGCATTACCTCAACCTTTAAATTTTTGTTGACAAAATACA comes from the bacterium genome and includes:
- a CDS encoding PorV/PorQ family protein, with amino-acid sequence MQKLINLICFINLIITLPVFAQDKYTGETCANFLKLDVGARQGALAGAFAGVGDDVNTINYNPAGLVYAGTISLTAMHNQWFQSIKYEYLGYAQQMWWGGVLGGSLAYLHMGDIKGSLVGNKPAEDWTARDSCLTISYAHPWNDRLSVGANLKIIYEKIEQEDASTIAFDFGTFYKTVIDNLSFGLCLQNVGSGLKFIQEKSDLPINIKAGMSVKLLDERLLIALDANKPVDNEMNLRLGVEYQLIDALALRAGYRTDPDIGSGFSGGVGLKVMNYAIDYGFAPYGNLGDTHRISLRMDFLSE